A genomic segment from Leptolyngbya boryana PCC 6306 encodes:
- a CDS encoding Npun_R2821/Npun_R2822 family protein, with translation MDGIYILANDYVYDQLVALLNSIETNISPTMPVCILPYDDRLDKVRSLIAARPQVSLFENHDSIQRWEQFATEAWQSHDRAQKTWRERELPTVYRLAMHRKLCCFDGEFDQFIYFDADTLALGSVAPIFQKLDDYDWVTNDYQYSSDLKYIFDGSQADLLNVFTPETLKNIFCAGWFASKKGVFTDEILRSLLDSLKSGEADLMALWGPDQSLMNYMVLRSQISYYNFASTGTAPGSHWSSSFEQQDHVLYDKGQRLMYLHYMSVATAHFNRLCQGEEAQIPYRDLFLYYRYLNAPESRPQHFKSPDPFTQARSHITRFYQQKMGNLSYRFRKLKQQLNKTQL, from the coding sequence ATGGACGGAATCTACATCCTGGCAAATGACTACGTTTACGATCAGCTCGTTGCACTGCTCAATAGCATTGAAACGAATATCAGTCCAACGATGCCAGTTTGTATTCTGCCGTATGACGATCGCTTAGACAAAGTGCGATCGCTGATTGCAGCCCGTCCGCAAGTTTCTCTGTTTGAAAATCACGACTCGATTCAACGTTGGGAACAGTTCGCAACTGAAGCTTGGCAGTCTCACGATCGGGCACAGAAAACCTGGCGCGAACGCGAACTACCGACCGTCTATCGCCTTGCCATGCACCGCAAACTCTGCTGTTTTGATGGTGAATTTGATCAATTTATTTATTTTGATGCGGATACCCTTGCTCTTGGTTCGGTCGCTCCTATTTTTCAAAAGCTGGATGACTATGATTGGGTCACGAACGACTATCAGTATTCTTCTGATTTGAAATACATCTTTGACGGCTCCCAAGCAGACCTACTGAACGTATTTACACCTGAGACACTCAAGAATATTTTCTGTGCGGGTTGGTTCGCCTCTAAGAAAGGCGTATTTACCGATGAAATCCTGCGATCGCTGCTAGACTCTCTCAAATCTGGAGAAGCAGATTTGATGGCGCTTTGGGGACCGGATCAATCTTTGATGAACTACATGGTGCTCCGTAGTCAAATTTCCTACTACAACTTTGCGTCCACGGGGACTGCACCCGGTTCTCACTGGTCAAGCTCATTTGAACAACAAGATCACGTCCTCTATGACAAAGGACAGAGACTAATGTACTTGCACTATATGAGCGTTGCCACCGCTCACTTCAATCGCCTCTGCCAGGGCGAAGAAGCGCAAATTCCTTACCGTGACCTCTTCTTGTATTATCGCTACCTCAACGCGCCTGAAAGCCGCCCACAGCACTTCAAATCTCCAGATCCATTCACTCAGGCTCGATCGCATATCACCCGCTTCTATCAGCAGAAAATGGGGAATCTAAGCTACCGATTCCGTAAACTCAAGCAGCAGTTGAACAAAACACAACTTTAA
- a CDS encoding Npun_R2821/Npun_R2822 family protein, whose amino-acid sequence MKRGIYIVANDKVIENAIALLNSIRLFDQEVPVYLIPFNDEYHQVLETLHRLHQVELFPDLALLERITNRVGEIFDRDFLKLPNKMRKLATWFGVLDEFLYIDTDIVVFDKIADTLNHLSECDFFCCDYHYSSEGLRNIFSEIVKDTIFTPEALQDVFNSGFWGSRRGVISEEQLYDVLKDCAQHREYFDFSQGVTDQPILNYLILKCFDRRMNLVKPPENAPGSWAGSKHFENRQYVLYDRAQKLKYLHWAGISIRPGAPYWDVWEHYRYLHEPETALWRKFSRFIPFANR is encoded by the coding sequence ATGAAACGAGGAATTTATATTGTCGCCAACGACAAGGTGATCGAGAATGCGATCGCGCTTCTCAACAGTATTCGATTGTTTGATCAAGAAGTACCTGTGTACTTGATTCCGTTTAATGACGAGTATCATCAAGTCCTCGAAACGCTGCATCGATTGCATCAAGTCGAGCTATTCCCCGATTTAGCATTGCTAGAACGAATCACCAACCGAGTGGGTGAGATCTTCGATCGAGATTTTCTCAAACTGCCCAACAAAATGAGAAAGCTCGCGACTTGGTTTGGGGTCTTAGATGAGTTTCTCTATATTGACACTGATATTGTTGTGTTCGACAAGATTGCAGATACGCTCAATCATTTGTCTGAGTGCGATTTCTTCTGCTGTGACTATCACTATTCGAGCGAAGGGTTGAGAAATATTTTCTCTGAAATCGTCAAAGACACAATTTTTACCCCGGAAGCACTGCAAGATGTCTTTAATAGCGGATTTTGGGGATCGCGCCGGGGAGTGATCAGCGAAGAACAACTTTACGACGTTCTGAAAGATTGCGCGCAACATCGGGAGTATTTTGACTTTTCCCAAGGCGTGACGGATCAGCCGATTCTGAACTATCTGATACTGAAGTGTTTTGATCGACGAATGAATTTGGTTAAACCACCAGAGAATGCTCCTGGAAGTTGGGCAGGATCAAAGCATTTTGAAAATCGGCAGTACGTTTTGTACGATCGCGCTCAAAAGCTGAAGTATTTGCATTGGGCAGGAATTTCGATTCGACCCGGCGCGCCTTACTGGGACGTGTGGGAACATTACCGCTATTTACATGAACCGGAGACAGCTCTCTGGCGCAAATTCTCGCGTTTCATTCCCTTTGCAAATCGCTAG
- a CDS encoding Npun_R2821/Npun_R2822 family protein, whose protein sequence is MNGICTLANDRVFDQLVALLNSIEVNVGRDIPVCIYPFDDQLDRIRTEIQNRPNVMLYDDQKSIRQWDEFMRQIDPTKLNQKERLYGAHRRFCAFDAPFDRFIYMDADTLAMSSMAHIFALLENHDWVVYDFQFLDPSKIYNTESPKLHEVFSTDRINKEIFCSGFYASKRGLFNLEQREDFIQALQSGDREILYGGAGEQPVINYMVMKSGIKTCNLAQLLPYGESTGCSVTSNHFEEREHILYDRGRQLTYLHYIGVKPQRMEQVAKGEAVTFPYRDLFLYYRFLHEPEKRPVLTQVQSPTFVQKVLQKLRIA, encoded by the coding sequence ATGAATGGAATTTGTACGCTGGCAAACGATCGCGTTTTTGATCAATTAGTCGCCTTGCTCAATAGTATTGAAGTAAATGTGGGTCGAGATATTCCGGTTTGTATCTATCCCTTTGATGATCAATTAGATCGCATTCGCACAGAGATTCAGAATCGTCCCAATGTCATGCTGTATGACGATCAGAAATCGATTCGGCAGTGGGATGAATTTATGCGGCAGATTGATCCCACCAAGCTCAATCAGAAAGAGCGTCTGTATGGAGCACATCGGCGATTTTGTGCGTTTGATGCTCCATTCGATCGCTTTATTTATATGGATGCAGATACCTTGGCAATGAGTTCAATGGCTCACATCTTTGCCTTGTTAGAGAATCACGATTGGGTGGTGTATGACTTCCAATTTCTTGATCCGAGCAAGATTTACAACACTGAGTCACCAAAGCTGCATGAAGTCTTTTCAACCGATCGAATTAACAAAGAGATCTTCTGTTCAGGCTTCTATGCCAGTAAGCGAGGACTTTTTAACTTAGAACAGCGTGAAGATTTTATCCAGGCATTGCAATCAGGCGATCGAGAAATTCTCTACGGTGGAGCAGGTGAGCAACCTGTGATCAATTACATGGTGATGAAATCGGGCATTAAAACCTGCAATCTAGCTCAACTTTTACCTTATGGAGAATCGACTGGCTGTTCTGTCACTTCCAACCATTTCGAGGAGAGAGAGCACATTCTATATGACCGAGGTAGACAACTGACCTATTTGCACTATATCGGAGTGAAGCCGCAACGGATGGAGCAAGTTGCGAAGGGTGAAGCTGTTACTTTCCCGTATCGAGATCTGTTTCTCTACTATCGCTTTTTGCATGAGCCAGAAAAGCGTCCGGTTTTGACTCAGGTTCAAAGTCCAACATTCGTTCAGAAAGTTCTACAAAAGCTGAGGATCGCATGA
- a CDS encoding glycosyltransferase family 10 domain-containing protein — protein sequence MGKTIVGMASSYVGLKPSPTDWLWQQSPYPFGHWGNIQLDASAETPDFLLLYQFDFPRRKVDTSWRARFRKPQPLPDVTPQFKGVAKERMIYLLREPPLEEIVHITKENYEKASQYCAYVSGPDDFAPIPDYMPAIWYLGNTFRELNEMPPPEKIRTCSWITSGISRTENHRKRLAFLKMLQENKVDFDLYGRDLPEWATTTGRIGGKWYGMAPYYYNLSIENYAENDWYVTEKLWDALLSWCLPIYYGGSAADKLLPPGSFLRLPSMDEKGMKYIQEVTATPDAWFEARDAIAEARQVILHKLNLMNWLSEYVERVS from the coding sequence ATGGGAAAAACAATTGTAGGAATGGCAAGTAGCTATGTCGGGTTGAAGCCTAGCCCGACAGATTGGTTGTGGCAGCAGTCTCCTTATCCATTCGGACATTGGGGCAACATTCAACTTGATGCTTCTGCCGAAACGCCAGATTTTTTACTGTTATATCAGTTCGATTTTCCCCGGCGTAAAGTCGATACCTCATGGCGCGCTCGGTTCCGCAAGCCTCAGCCCTTACCCGATGTTACCCCTCAATTCAAAGGCGTTGCAAAAGAACGCATGATTTATCTCTTGCGTGAACCGCCGTTAGAAGAAATTGTTCACATCACAAAAGAGAACTACGAAAAGGCAAGCCAGTATTGTGCTTATGTTTCAGGCCCAGACGATTTTGCACCGATACCCGATTACATGCCCGCAATTTGGTATTTAGGCAATACTTTTCGCGAACTCAATGAGATGCCACCCCCTGAAAAAATTCGGACTTGTAGCTGGATTACTTCAGGCATCAGTCGAACTGAGAATCACCGCAAACGGCTCGCATTTCTCAAAATGCTGCAAGAGAACAAGGTTGATTTTGATCTCTATGGTCGCGATTTACCCGAGTGGGCAACCACAACCGGGAGAATTGGCGGAAAGTGGTATGGCATGGCTCCGTATTACTACAATTTGTCGATCGAGAATTATGCCGAGAATGATTGGTATGTCACTGAGAAGCTATGGGATGCTTTGCTATCTTGGTGTTTACCGATTTACTATGGCGGCTCAGCAGCCGATAAATTACTGCCTCCAGGTAGTTTTCTGCGTCTACCCAGCATGGACGAGAAAGGCATGAAATACATTCAAGAAGTAACGGCAACGCCGGATGCCTGGTTTGAAGCAAGAGACGCGATCGCAGAAGCACGGCAAGTCATCTTGCACAAGTTGAATCTGATGAATTGGCTATCTGAGTATGTGGAGCGGGTGTCTTAG